TAGAAGTGTTTCAGGGCTGGCCGTTGCCGTCATTGTGACCCTCTGCACGAGCGattctggacacacacacaccagccttTCACAGGCAATGTCGGAACACCCAAAAGTCCATATGTGGTCTCAGTCTGCCCCTCGGATGCTCTTGTTTTTAATGTAAACTTGCAAAGGTTATTCATAAAGTGTGGGGCTTGTTCTGTGGGAAGTTCAAGAGTGGTGAATCCAACCATCATCTTTGTTCCCGCGCTGTTTCGGTGAAAGTTATAAAAGGTGTATGATTGGTAGATCTAAGGGTTTGAGGTCACACGTCGTGACTGATAACCAGCacgtcacgcacacacagactgaccTGTCATCGGCACACACGACCGTTCTACCATGCCAACCTGTGCACTAACATTtgtcactgtttgtttgttatctggTGATATGTCTTTGTATTAGGGTAACATGCatgtatttaaacattttatttttaaaatgaatttaccTAAAAACTCCCATATTCTGGATTAGTTAAATATCTTTGACCAACATTGGTTTTCTATGATACGGATGTATTAAATATTGTGTTACCTGACGACGACAACAGCTAATTCAAGGTGAATCAATATTTGTTTTGGCTCCTGTAAACTCTGATATATGACCCACTTAGAAACATGTCTACAAAAGGAACAAAGCATGGAGGTAAACAAACTGTAGATAACTACTGACATTTGTTGGAGTTATAtaacttaaaataaactttattagGAAATATTTTCGCCAAACGTCAGTTTCTAAGTTCCCTGCCAGCAGATATTTACGTTTTTCCTCATTGTCCTTTCTTGTTTTCACAATTCATTGGAAATTCACTATGAACAGTTCACACATTTTAAGATGTGCTGATGAGAAACAAAACGGAGTAAGCTCATCTCGCTTGTTcgcttattttttctttgacctctgaccccaggaGCAGGAAGTGGACAATCTCTTCCCCAAAAGAAACCAGCACTGCAGGACACGGATGGAATCTATACGTGGTCGACACCGTCTCCCCCCTCACTCTTTACCAGGAGatggtaacacaaacacacaacctgcTTCAAGAATGAATCACTTTATTGTTGTATTCGCATATTTTTTAAAGAGATTTATTCATGACGTAatatacaaaattaaaaaaaaagattgacagGGTAATATTATTTCAActtttattcttctatttcaaatattttcctGCTGTATTTGTTCTCATTTTGTTTATCAGAATAGGCTTTTTTTGCCTTTCttactgtttttgtattttgtaaagGCATGGTTTTAGGGttgaaaaagggaaatgaaaaatacaaaggGTTTactctgaagatgtgaaggttaTTGAATATGTACATGCTGCATGTTTATGACTCTTCTCTACTCGCCCATATGTCTGTTTTTCAGGTTGAATACAGCCAGCGGTACGCAGAGACCAACCCGCAGGCTCAGAGTCTCCGGCACCTCTTGAGTgaagctcacctcctcctgcgCACCTCCTTACTCCAAACATCAGAGCAGCAGAGAATCATCGAGGAGgactcctctccgtctctgcagGCCGATACAGAAGGACCATCTGTGAAACAGGCCGCTGTGCGCACAGACAGCACGGAACTGGAGGAGGCATTCAAGCAGAACTGTGCACAGCTGGGAGACTGTTTCAGCaggtaatacacacacacatgcacacacatgcacacacacacacatgcacacaatttGCAAGAAGACAAACATCCCTTCAAACAgcttttatatgtatttaatgtaacaaTAATTGCATTGGCTGTCATTAAGGTATGTGCACTTATGTACTTTAAATATGGTCGCTTCTGTTTGAGTTGGCACATGACAAATATGTTTTGGCAATTAAGGATTTTCTATTTGTGATTCAATATGattaattaatatttttttaatttgtttttattattattattattattattatttttttatctataAAACATCAGAATTTTCCAAGAACCCCAATGTGACGTCTTCAGATACCTTGAATTTTTGGCCtttcttttctaaatgaatTATTGATGATCACAAGTGTTGCGCTTTGTAGATATTTTAGCAATAATTCCGTGCTTTTGTAAGGGGGAGTCAGAGGGAGTGCCACCTGGCTCTGCCGTACTACAGGATGTCGGGTTTGTCGGTCACAGAGCTCATGGCCAGGAACCGGCCACTTGCCGGCAGGCCTCAGTCCTACGGCCCCGGCTTCCTCTTCTACCTGAAACATTACCTGTTTGAAGAAACAGAGCAGGTTCTCAGCCAGGTGAGCACAACGCCCTCACATGGTGCTTGTATCATGTAAGGCGGATAGAGATGTGTGTTAAAGGTATCATTATGTTGAAAACTGTCAGTTTCcaataaacattttaacatcAGTTGTCCAGAATTAGATGAATTTACATGGAAACTAAAGAAGATAATAATTATAGAATTAATTTTCTGCAGGAGGCTGCTGATGAGGTCATTGACattttcagccaatcagagccctCGCAGCTTGTCAGTGTTTGTGCCAGCCCGTCTCTGATAAACACCAGTCCAGCCAAGACGCTGCAAATCCTACAACATCTGGAAAACACAGCTGGCGTGTCTGTTCCTTTGACAACCACCATGGCAACCATGATGTTACGCTTGGAAGACCTGCCAGAGTACACGCGTCTGATGGAAAGGCACGCTGAGGTTAGAGGATGGTAcggggtgttgtgtgtgtgtgtgtgtgtgtgtggagcaaaTGATAGTTATATGATAGTTATCCAACAATTAAGATTTGTCCCACAGCCCTCTCTGGTTTTGTTCAGATGGTGCTGGTGTACGGGTTCATCGAGGAACCTAGGCTGTTGCTGCACGGCGGGGATGGAGGTCAGCACGCACACGTCCGTCCCACAGCTTTGACCCGCCAATTGGCAAAGTCCCAACCAGGACTGCTGGTGGCTGCCGTGGTGGCTttacatgaaaacaacaaagtccAGCTGCAACACGCTGATCACATATtcaaggtgtgtttgtgtgtttttagcgCCTGGTAATTCAAGGTTAAGGGGCCAGAAGGAAACAGTCAAGGGATTTGTTATGTTGTTTTCAAGCTGACAACAATTTGTCCATCTTGATCCGTCTTGTATGGAAGATCTAGAAAATAATGGCAGTAaatatgtgtgcgtgcaggagCTGGACTGTGAGAACTGCTTACAGGTGGATTTCTGGGAGGCAATGCTCATGGCGTCCTCACAGGAAACCATCATCCAGGAACTTCTTTTCCGAGTGGCGTCCGTCTACATCGACCGACTGACAAACACACCCTCGGAAACGCACACCAACGGGCCACACGCGCCTTCAAAGCGCAGGCCACTGAAGAGCGCCGACGATCTGGTACAGTAGCTGAAGATGACTGCTGTTGCCCTTCGTTTCCAATATCACAGCTTGTGTTCGGTTTGACTCTGCGCCCCGTGGCCTTAACTGACAGCCGTCGTAGTGTATAACCAGCGGGATGTTCAggaatgtgttttgtggacttcaTTCACTGAGGGTCCTGCCTGATTGTGTATCTCAGATAAACTCATGCTCCCATTACGGTGCTCTGTACCCGTGGCTCATCGTTCTCAATCCAGCGCACACAACCAGCTCACAACACCAGGAGGCGCTGTACAAACTCCAGGTAATTAGTCTGTGAACACAACAATATTCATTCTATATGTCATACATGTCATTGTTTCAGTGAGAATGTAGTCATATTATGAATATAGGAGATCATTGACCAGATATTAGTTTGAATGCTGGTCCAAGAATAGAGCCATGTTTAGTTGGAGGAAACAATACAGCTATTTACATGATCTGTATGAGAGCTGCGTAACTTTTGGGTTTTCACTGTAATATAGGAAGGAAATACATTTACGGAAATGACAATGACAGCAACAGTGCAATGCAATGACTCAAGACCTTTTCTCACCCAAATTAATCTTTCAAGTTCCGCTATAAAAGGGCAATTGTTGTTTTGGTCACATGTTGAAATTACAGCCTGATGGTCAAGGCTAATCTTGTAATAGTAGTTCCCTTACTATGAAGGACACAGAGGTCATGTCCTcagtactttttaaatgtggatatttattaaatgttgtCTTTAAAGTTGAATGTCTTTGAATCCTACTAAACATGAATACATAAATTGAAAAAACTTtccacaacaaaaacacgtaaCTCTCTGGAAAATATTCTTTCAAAACATCGGACAAACTCGGGGATacactcttttaaaaaaaaaataaaatataataatatacatgAGAATAtagaaatgaatagaaaatctGAGCTTGTGTGACGATGTAGACTTAGCGACTCTGTATATCTAAAACCTCTAGATTTTATATCTATTAATTGTTTGTTTGGTAACACTTGCCACTTTAAGCCGctgttcctcctctctccatctcacatTTGTCCAGTGATTTTATTCCTATGTCCATCTGCAGTCTCTCCTCTGTGGCCCGTCGCTGTCAGTGGGCTCCGTCATGCCTCTGATGGAGCGTCTTTCAGACGAAACCTTATGGGGCTTCAGCCTGCACCTCCTCTGCGCCACCAGAAGGGGGCAGTACGACAGCAGCATCGAGAAGCTGCTGGACCGATGTCCTCAGGCCATCATAGCCTACGCTAACCACCACTTACAAGATAGTCACATGGTTCGTACTGCGCAGTAGGCCTGTAACTGTAAATGTCTTACATTTTTACTCCAGTTTTATGTCTGAATGTTTAGTTCTGCATTCTACACGCAGTGATTTATCCAAGGTATTACCCTGTCTGTCTTGTCTAATATCTGCAGGTGCTTTGGTGGCAGAAGCTGCTCCCAGAGCTTTGTAACAGGACGAGAGTTGCCGCTGACAACAGCATCCTGTTGGCTGCTCTCAAAGGTAGAAGCTTCCCTCAGAATACCTGTATGTCAGTCTGTCAAAAGTGCCCCAGTGTTAAGGCGTCTTGACATTCTACTCAAAGTACTTGTTTGCTCTTTTCACTGATGACAGAAATATTGTTTAGGTTAGGCGGCTAAAATGGCATCCGAACAACATCAGGAATGTTAACCTATAAATCCAATacgcaaaatgaaaatgactttttaGTTTGCCACTTCCCTAACATTGGTTTGTGTCTTCTTGTGGACCGTACTCTTATACGTTATTTATTATCCAACAGTTAATAGCCCTCAAACATCTGCTGTGATTATTGAAACCAGGACCTAGCTAAGTGTATAGTACGCTGCAGTGTCCACCACCGGATTTACTTCCTAAaccgttaaaaaaaacaataaaaccataTTATGTTGTGTCCTCAAACTTGTATAACCTTTGAAATGTTCTACAGTGTGTTATATTTCATggagaaaactgtttgcttcctCAATCAGCAAGTCTTTGGATCAATGTCAACAAAACCACTAGTCCATGAAaatatttggggttttttgCTCACAGGAAATGCAACTAAATATCATGGGTCAATTTACTTCCTGCTGTCAAGTACCACAGTGTTAAGGCCTCTTGACATTGTTTACTCAAAGGACTTTGTTTACCCGAATCATTTTTGACTTGACATTGAACACTGCCAAGTTTTCTCTTTCCACCGATGACAGAAATATTGTTCAGGTTAGTCATCAATCTGAAAAGGGCATCCTAATCACGGTGGTTTCCAGCAGGGCAACTATGGTCACAGGGTGTAACACATGAACAAAAGGATGGGGATGAGTGAAGGATTAACTTTTGTCTCCACTCACTTTTATTACTGGCAGAGACCAGTTTAAACCGCAACGCAGTTTGTTCAACCGAGTGAATCGAGTTACGTAGCCCTGTAAGTAATGTAGGCACCAATAGAAAGACAACTTCTCAATATGTTCAGGAAGATAAAATCACCTCTGATGAGGATTTTATGTTGCcttttttcattcaacagagACGCTGGTagtggttgccatggagacaagCCCCACGGAGTTCCTGGAACTGATGCCTGAAGACGGAACCGCTTCGTATTTCCTGCCTTACCTGCTTACGTGTAGCCAGAGACATCTGCttgcatgaaacacacacacacacacacacacataccaactACAAGAAGGAAACGAGTGGACACGGACCGATGTGCCACCCTTCAGCCAGTAATTTGGctttaattgttattattattatttagttagATTTAGTTATTCAATATAACAATACTGAAAACATGCTGGCTCTTTTATTTCTGTGCTGTCAGCACTCGGTTTGTCCTCAGACAATCGTGTAcaggtttttttgtgttaatgtttACACAAATACTTGACTAATATTTGAATGTTAGGCAAATAAATGGAACATCTAATCAGTCACTGTGGTGATGTATCCTCTTTGTTTTTAGCTGACAATGCAGATAAAGAAGATCATAGACTATTTAGGATACACAACAACAGAATCCGGTCTATAGAGCGAGTCCTTCCGAGCAGATATGGACAATAAGAAGTGGTTTCAGGTTTCTCTGGAGAGCGGCATGTTGTCCAATATGGAAAAAAAGAGTAGGAAAACAACTTTGTGGTTTGCCACTGTTTTTGCCACATTCCTAACATTgggttgtgtctttttgtggaCCTTACTGTATGTGTTAAATGTCAAGCTATTATAAAAATGGTatatttttatgttatttattatttaacagtTTGTAATCCTGAAACAAGTGCTGTGGTTATTGAAACCAGGACCTTGATAAGTGTATAGTTGAAAGCTGCAGCGTCCACCACTAGATTTTCTTCCTAAACCTTTTTTGATCcagtgttaaaaacaaacaataaaactaaatgttgtGTCCTCAAACTCATATAACCTTAGGAGTGGAATATGAAAACCTTTGATGTTATGGCTCATAACCACCCTGTTATGGCTCATAACCACCCTTTTTCTGTGGAATCTTTAATCCCACTGTTCTGTGGAAACATAATGTAATCATAATGTGAAATCTCAGGAATGCAGAAAACTGTTTGCTTACCCAACAAGAAAGTCTTTGGACTTTATCCAAATATGATTCCAATGTCTAAAAAACTacaagcccatgaaaataattgggtttttttttttactcacaacTTTCTttgactttctttattttttgtttcaataCCATGGGTCACTGCGTTTTAAGTCTCATGGTGTAACTTGACCTGTTACGTTTGTTGTGAGTCTTTGAATGGATTCCTTGCGTTGCCGACTCAGTTGACTGACATTGATTACAGATTTTGACACCACAGGAATGAGGTGTGTTAAGCAAGATTTTAAAAGTGAGCCAGTAGGACACTGCTTCTGCTGCAGTAATTAACAAAGACAAGAGACATTTTGAGAAAAGTGTTCACATAATATGGGTTTTAATTTTACTCCTTTTGTTCCTGTAGCTTACATGCAGTTATGAGATATTCATGAATCAAAAGTAGCTAAATTATTAGGTTATTGAAGCaggcaaataaaaaaacaaacacattctgtTGTGTCTTCAAACTCTTAAAACCTTTTCTAAAGTGTGATATATTTTCTGTGGAAAACTGTTCCTCAATCAGCAACTTCCTCAATCAGCAAGTCTTTGGACTTTATCCAAATGTGATCCCAATGTCAACAAAACCACTAGCCCATGAAAATATTTGGGTTGGTTTTCTTCTTCACaacttcctttttccttttttttaaagttttatttttttgggctAAATCATCGGGTTAATGAAGCAGGACACAACAAATGTGTAAAGGGTTGATTAATGACTGTAgttgtgtatttgtcttttcaATCTTGTTAATCATCTTTCTGAAGTTTATCTGACCTTTCATGTGCCGGAACTCATTTTAGCACATTGACTCGTTATGGAGAACTTGGAATAAACTATTCAAAAGCTCCGAGACCAACAACAGGCAAGCGTGCGACTCTTACGAAACTGCAGAACCAACTAGAGCTTCATCACAAACCTCTCAGCCAATGACAACTGCAGCACAGTTCACAGATCTAATCACGTCTGGAGAGCATCGCTCTGAGCCAATCAGTGTCAACCTGTGATAGATCACACCTTGAGGTAACGAGAGCTCAGATGTTTGGAGGTCCACCACTGTTTGGAGTTTCAACTGTTTTGGGTGGAAAGGAAGATTAGGCATTAGAAAGCAGTACATGAAAAACATGAGTGGACAAAAGATCAAGTAATAAATGGAGagcaagagaaagctgaagcaaggacaaaacaaaaaggtgcgAGAAGAGTAAACTGCAGAAAGAGTAAAAGAAGTTGGTTCTGACAAAAAGTGGAGCATATAGTGGAAAGGATATAAAGACTGAGATAAAAAGTTCCACCAGAGAAGATGAAGCTGGGCGAAAAGAATGTGGCTTCGCTGACCCTCACAGACAACATTGAGATGGAGCTGTTTTCTTCAGGGGAGCCCTGCATGGGGACATCAACAAAGGAGACGGAGGAAGAACAGAGCTATGACCAGGTGCGTCTTCTGTCTTTATTGAGCCATTGAGCATTCGGGTAGAATAAGACATTTGAACTAGAACAAGACTGTAATGATCCTCAAACTGCTATTTCTGTGTTTCATAATGTCTTGTTCTCTTTAACAGAAAGTACAAATGGTATTCTCTGCAAAATGTGAGCTCATACCTTCAGACTTaagagagataaaaaaaaggcctttgtaCCCAATTTATGTATGTAAATGTTATCCGTTTTATTTGTAACCTACCAAGAATCTAGTTGGAACTGTAGTTTAAAAGGAGTGAGATTCCTTTTACAAACCAATCACTGATCAAATTGGATACCACTGACGGATACCAATTACATTTGGCAAGTGAGAATATATAGTACTAGTAGATTAAATGTTTCAACCAAAATAAACCAAATCCCAAATATATTTTCTAGTTATATTGCAAATCCTTATAAAACGTATGGCgaatcattatttttattttgttattcttGAACCCAGAAACACCTGAACAATCCACTCGTACCCAAATGTGAGGAGGAACCAGAGCCAGAGGTCCAGAACGCACCCTCGGGGAACCAGGCACAGCCCCAAACGGAGTCCTGCTCTCCTTTCCAAGGATTCGTGGAGGATATTCACATAGAAATGGAGGTCAGTAAGTATTAGTGAAGCATGAAGGCATATAAATGAACAAATGGAAAGAGCAACAATTCAAACGATCGTCCCATCCCCACTTCATGAACTGTTTAAAAGGAGTTGAACCTACAGCTTGTGAATGAAATACAAACTGCTGAGCAGCTTCCTTTAGCATGTCAGGTTTTTGTATTTCCCAACCAGATCAtctgctttctctttctttcaggTGTTTTCTCCCCTCCAAGAGTGTGATCGTGAGCAAATGGCAATCAAACCAGGTGATGCTTCCATCGTGGCCCTGGTATGTCACCTcaggttttattcattcatttcctgATCAGCCTCGGTGACGTGTGCAAACACGGAGGAGGAAACTGCTGTTTGGTTCTCTGGTCTGCCTGCTTCCATCGCAACAATGTGAAAGTGTTATTGTGTGGGGTTTTGTGTATTGGTAGAAATAGAGGGCTGTTGTGCAATAACTGAGTCCAGAAAGAAAACGTGAAACCAAAC
This Gasterosteus aculeatus chromosome 8, fGasAcu3.hap1.1, whole genome shotgun sequence DNA region includes the following protein-coding sequences:
- the hps3 gene encoding BLOC-2 complex member HPS3 isoform X2; the encoded protein is MVHVYNCHPFSSQQIVQVEQEPGLICCGGGALFVVATGGCKVEAYNLEKEGCPLICRFATMGTVKSIQHSRMGDYLVTIEGKNCATYLRAYTNWRYQAEGKARVGVRLLGHLLRGASVRGGAQMEIIEIPLSERPVAVACCPVTGDLLVGCENTLVLFTLRRQNQQSQNQSQQMVQSTWTNSQQSSSQSQGIRRLYVVMTCCLLLTRIPKGYLSSLFSGQIMDSNPNFLDFERSVILHLSQMKPKQVALCGEYVAVQGELEVLVVKLETSSDPKTLEESDTKKNHLEDHVDFQILPIHQELLGDRAKDCDIAVSIEKTGLEDSKGQYTLSYVLFRRFTPDFFQGCSVEETQLHSLQLYPLFTGNQSMSLQEPSCVFCFFSLPSAGYLYSLKGGVELLSAYQYPEKVLKAVLTDYLLHVITKSALQCFTVRCAAVAARIEDPYIDSTMKACPPCSMEVCALRIQLFIGLRSVCVYGHHVVLLSAADAETTEEPERTTQRRGLELKEHTLLTGILLAVGIDPATTPALESLLSRPFLSRKWTISSPKETSTAGHGWNLYVVDTVSPLTLYQEMVEYSQRYAETNPQAQSLRHLLSEAHLLLRTSLLQTSEQQRIIEEDSSPSLQADTEGPSVKQAAVRTDSTELEEAFKQNCAQLGDCFSRGSQRECHLALPYYRMSGLSVTELMARNRPLAGRPQSYGPGFLFYLKHYLFEETEQVLSQEAADEVIDIFSQSEPSQLVSVCASPSLINTSPAKTLQILQHLENTAGVSVPLTTTMATMMLRLEDLPEYTRLMERHAEMVLVYGFIEEPRLLLHGGDGGQHAHVRPTALTRQLAKSQPGLLVAAVVALHENNKVQLQHADHIFKELDCENCLQVDFWEAMLMASSQETIIQELLFRVASVYIDRLTNTPSETHTNGPHAPSKRRPLKSADDLINSCSHYGALYPWLIVLNPAHTTSSQHQEALYKLQSLLCGPSLSVGSVMPLMERLSDETLWGFSLHLLCATRRGQYDSSIEKLLDRCPQAIIAYANHHLQDSHMVLWWQKLLPELCNRTRVAADNSILLAALKETLVVVAMETSPTEFLELMPEDGTASYFLPYLLTCSQRHLLA
- the hps3 gene encoding BLOC-2 complex member HPS3 isoform X8; translation: MVHVYNCHPFSSQQIVQVEQEPGLICCGGGALFVVATGGCKVEAYNLEKEGCPLICRFATMGTVKSIQHSRMGDYLVTIEGKNCATYLRAYTNWRYQAEGKARVGVRLLGHLLRGASVRGGAQMEIIEIPLSERPVAVACCPVTGDLLVGCENTLVLFTLRRQNQQSQNQSQQMVQSTWTNSQQSSSQSQGIRRLYVVMTCCLLLTRIPKGYLSSLFSGQIMDSNPNFLDFERSVILHLSQMKPKQVALCGEYVAVQGELEVLVVKLETSSDPKTLEESDTKKNHLEDHVDFQILPIHQELLGDRAKDCDIAVSIEKTGLEDSKGQYTLSYVLFRRFTPDFFQGCSVEETQLHSLQLYPLFTGNQSMSLQEPSCVFCFFSLPSAGYLYSLKGGVELLSAYQYPEKVLKAVLTDYLLHVITKSALQCFTVRCAAVAARIEDPYIDSTMKACPPCSMEVCALRIQLFIGLRSVCVYGHHVVLLSAADAETTEEPERTTQRRGLSRKWTISSPKETSTAGHGWNLYVVDTVSPLTLYQEMVEYSQRYAETNPQAQSLRHLLSEAHLLLRTSLLQTSEQQRIIEEDSSPSLQADTEGPSVKQAAVRTDSTELEEAFKQNCAQLGDCFSRGSQRECHLALPYYRMSGLSVTELMARNRPLAGRPQSYGPGFLFYLKHYLFEETEQVLSQEAADEVIDIFSQSEPSQLVSVCASPSLINTSPAKTLQILQHLENTAGVSVPLTTTMATMMLRLEDLPEYTRLMERHAEMVLVYGFIEEPRLLLHGGDGGQHAHVRPTALTRQLAKSQPGLLVAAVVALHENNKVQLQHADHIFKELDCENCLQVDFWEAMLMASSQETIIQELLFRVASVYIDRLTNTPSETHTNGPHAPSKRRPLKSADDLINSCSHYGALYPWLIVLNPAHTTSSQHQEALYKLQSLLCGPSLSVGSVMPLMERLSDETLWGFSLHLLCATRRGQYDSSIEKLLDRCPQAIIAYANHHLQDSHMVLWWQKLLPELCNRTRVAADNSILLAALKETLVVVAMETSPTEFLELMPEDGTASYFLPYLLTCSQRHLLA
- the hps3 gene encoding BLOC-2 complex member HPS3 isoform X3, yielding MVHVYNCHPFSSQQIVQVEQEPGLICCGGGALFVVATGGCKVEAYNLEKEGCPLICRFATMGTVKSIQHSRMGDYLVTIEGKNCATYLRAYTNWRYQAEGKARVGVRLLGHLLRGASVRGGAQMEIIEIPLSERPVAVACCPVTGDLLVGCENTLVLFTLRRQNQQSQNQSQQMVQSTWTNSQQSSSQSQGQIMDSNPNFLDFERSVILHLSQMKPKQVALCGEYVAVQGELEVLVVKLETSSDPKTLEESDTKKTDHLEDHVDFQILPIHQELLGDRAKDCDIAVSIEKTGLEDSKGQYTLSYVLFRRFTPDFFQGCSVEETQLHSLQLYPLFTGNQSMSLQEPSCVFCFFSLPSAGYLYSLKGGVELLSAYQYPEKVLKAVLTDYLLHVITKSALQCFTVRCAAVAARIEDPYIDSTMKACPPCSMEVCALRIQLFIGLRSVCVYGHHVVLLSAADAETTEEPERTTQRRGLELKEHTLLTGILLAVGIDPATTPALESLLSRPFLSRKWTISSPKETSTAGHGWNLYVVDTVSPLTLYQEMVEYSQRYAETNPQAQSLRHLLSEAHLLLRTSLLQTSEQQRIIEEDSSPSLQADTEGPSVKQAAVRTDSTELEEAFKQNCAQLGDCFSRGSQRECHLALPYYRMSGLSVTELMARNRPLAGRPQSYGPGFLFYLKHYLFEETEQVLSQEAADEVIDIFSQSEPSQLVSVCASPSLINTSPAKTLQILQHLENTAGVSVPLTTTMATMMLRLEDLPEYTRLMERHAEMVLVYGFIEEPRLLLHGGDGGQHAHVRPTALTRQLAKSQPGLLVAAVVALHENNKVQLQHADHIFKELDCENCLQVDFWEAMLMASSQETIIQELLFRVASVYIDRLTNTPSETHTNGPHAPSKRRPLKSADDLINSCSHYGALYPWLIVLNPAHTTSSQHQEALYKLQSLLCGPSLSVGSVMPLMERLSDETLWGFSLHLLCATRRGQYDSSIEKLLDRCPQAIIAYANHHLQDSHMVLWWQKLLPELCNRTRVAADNSILLAALKETLVVVAMETSPTEFLELMPEDGTASYFLPYLLTCSQRHLLA
- the hps3 gene encoding BLOC-2 complex member HPS3 isoform X15 gives rise to the protein MVHVYNCHPFSSQQIVQVEQEPGLICCGGGALFVVATGGCKVEAYNLEKEGCPLICRFATMGTVKSIQHSRMGDYLVTIEGKNCATYLRAYTNWRYQAEGKARVGVRLLGHLLRGASVRGGAQMEIIEIPLSERPVAVACCPVTGDLLVGCENTLVLFTLRRQNQQSQNQSQQMVQSTWTNSQQSSSQSQGQIMDSNPNFLDFERSVILHLSQMKPKQVALCGEYVAVQGELEVLVVKLETSSDPKTLEESDTKKTDHLEDHVDFQILPIHQELLGDRAKDCDIAVSIEKTGLEDSKGQYTLSYVLFRRFTPDFFQGCSVEETQLHSLQLYPLFTGNQSMSLQEPSCVFCFFSLPSAGYLYSLKGGVELLSAYQYPEKVLKAVLTDYLLHVITKSALQCFTVRCAAVAARIEDPYIDSTMKACPPCSMEVCALRIQLFIGLRSVCVYGHHVVLLSAADAETTEEPERTTQRRGLSRKWTISSPKETSTAGHGWNLYVVDTVSPLTLYQEMVEYSQRYAETNPQAQSLRHLLSEAHLLLRTSLLQTSEQQRIIEEDSSPSLQADTEGPSVKQAAVRTDSTELEEAFKQNCAQLGDCFSRGSQRECHLALPYYRMSGLSVTELMARNRPLAGRPQSYGPGFLFYLKHYLFEETEQVLSQEAADEVIDIFSQSEPSQLVSVCASPSLINTSPAKTLQILQHLENTAGVSVPLTTTMATMMLRLEDLPEYTRLMERHAEMVLVYGFIEEPRLLLHGGDGGQHAHVRPTALTRQLAKSQPGLLVAAVVALHENNKVQLQHADHIFKELDCENCLQVDFWEAMLMASSQETIIQELLFRVASVYIDRLTNTPSETHTNGPHAPSKRRPLKSADDLINSCSHYGALYPWLIVLNPAHTTSSQHQEALYKLQSLLCGPSLSVGSVMPLMERLSDETLWGFSLHLLCATRRGQYDSSIEKLLDRCPQAIIAYANHHLQDSHMVLWWQKLLPELCNRTRVAADNSILLAALKETSLNRNAVCSTE
- the hps3 gene encoding BLOC-2 complex member HPS3 isoform X11 — encoded protein: MVHVYNCHPFSSQQIVQVEQEPGLICCGGGALFVVATGGCKVEAYNLEKEGCPLICRFATMGTVKSIQHSRMGDYLVTIEGKNCATYLRAYTNWRYQAEGKARVGVRLLGHLLRGASVRGGAQMEIIEIPLSERPVAVACCPVTGDLLVGCENTLVLFTLRRQNQQSQNQSQQMVQSTWTNSQQSSSQSQGIRRLYVVMTCCLLLTRIPKGYLSSLFSGQIMDSNPNFLDFERSVILHLSQMKPKQVALCGEYVAVQGELEVLVVKLETSSDPKTLEESDTKKTDHLEDHVDFQILPIHQELLGDRAKDCDIAVSIEKTGLEDSKGQYTLSYVLFRRFTPDFFQGCSVEETQLHSLQLYPLFTGNQSMSLQEPSCVFCFFSLPSAGYLYSLKGGVELLSAYQYPEKVLKAVLTDYLLHVITKSALQCFTVRCAAVAARIEDPYIDSTMKACPPCSMEVCALRIQLFIGLRSVCVYGHHVVLLSAADAETTEEPERTTQRRGLSRKWTISSPKETSTAGHGWNLYVVDTVSPLTLYQEMVEYSQRYAETNPQAQSLRHLLSEAHLLLRTSLLQTSEQQRIIEEDSSPSLQADTEGPSVKQAAVRTDSTELEEAFKQNCAQLGDCFSRGSQRECHLALPYYRMSGLSVTELMARNRPLAGRPQSYGPGFLFYLKHYLFEETEQVLSQEAADEVIDIFSQSEPSQLVSVCASPSLINTSPAKTLQILQHLENTAGVSVPLTTTMATMMLRLEDLPEYTRLMERHAEMVLVYGFIEEPRLLLHGGDGGQHAHVRPTALTRQLAKSQPGLLVAAVVALHENNKVQLQHADHIFKELDCENCLQVDFWEAMLMASSQETIIQELLFRVASVYIDRLTNTPSETHTNGPHAPSKRRPLKSADDLINSCSHYGALYPWLIVLNPAHTTSSQHQEALYKLQSLLCGPSLSVGSVMPLMERLSDETLWGFSLHLLCATRRGQYDSSIEKLLDRCPQAIIAYANHHLQDSHMVLWWQKLLPELCNRTRVAADNSILLAALKETSLNRNAVCSTE